The proteins below are encoded in one region of Microbispora sp. NBC_01189:
- a CDS encoding MFS transporter: MYLSEARRGDTPAPEERTAGRRPLRVVTGNVLAIGMVSLLTDVSSEMVTAILPLYLVFGLGMSTVQFGMLDGVYTGATAVLRLAGGHVADRFRRRKAVAGAGYALSAVTKLGFLLAGRSAPLLGLVIGVDRAGKGLRTAPRDAIISLSAPPEAQGRAFGVHRALDTAGALAGPLVAFGVLELALNSYDAVFFTSFCVAVLGVLVLVLFVREPDGVVRGRPRVSLAQATALLGPGPFRRVLLAVVPLSLTTISDAFLYLLVLERLDVAARWLPLLPVAVSASYLLAAVPAGRLADRLGRSKVVLGGYGALLGCYLLVLAADHPVACVAVLVLRGLGYAATDGVVSALVGPLLPERRRATGLAVVQTGQALAAMTASWIFGALWSWLGPRAAVGVMAAGLTITLVAAFLVLPADRSRRTTRPRNGGTGEE; the protein is encoded by the coding sequence ATGTACCTGTCCGAGGCGCGAAGGGGAGACACGCCGGCCCCGGAGGAGCGGACGGCCGGACGACGTCCACTGCGGGTCGTCACGGGCAACGTCCTGGCGATCGGGATGGTCAGCCTGCTGACGGACGTCTCGTCCGAGATGGTCACGGCGATCCTGCCGCTCTACCTCGTCTTCGGCCTGGGCATGAGCACGGTGCAGTTCGGGATGCTCGACGGGGTGTACACGGGCGCCACCGCCGTGCTGCGCCTCGCCGGGGGACACGTCGCGGACCGGTTCCGGCGGCGAAAGGCGGTCGCCGGAGCCGGCTACGCCCTTTCGGCGGTGACCAAGCTCGGATTCCTGCTGGCCGGCCGGTCGGCACCCCTCCTCGGGCTCGTCATCGGCGTCGACCGGGCGGGCAAGGGCCTGCGGACGGCCCCGCGTGACGCGATCATCTCGCTGAGCGCGCCGCCCGAGGCACAGGGCCGCGCCTTCGGCGTGCACCGCGCGCTCGACACCGCCGGGGCCCTCGCCGGTCCGCTCGTCGCCTTCGGCGTACTGGAACTGGCGCTCAACTCCTATGACGCCGTCTTCTTCACCAGCTTCTGCGTGGCCGTTCTCGGCGTGCTGGTGCTCGTGCTGTTCGTCCGGGAGCCGGACGGGGTGGTGCGCGGGCGCCCGCGGGTCTCGCTGGCCCAGGCCACGGCGCTGCTCGGTCCCGGCCCCTTCCGGCGGGTGCTCCTCGCCGTCGTGCCGCTGTCGCTGACGACGATCAGCGACGCCTTTCTCTATCTCCTCGTGCTGGAGCGGCTCGACGTCGCCGCGCGGTGGCTGCCGCTGCTGCCGGTCGCCGTGTCCGCGTCCTATCTCCTCGCCGCCGTGCCCGCCGGCCGGCTCGCCGATCGTCTCGGCCGGTCGAAGGTCGTCCTCGGAGGGTACGGCGCGTTGCTCGGCTGCTACCTCCTGGTGCTCGCCGCGGACCATCCGGTGGCGTGCGTGGCCGTGCTGGTTCTCCGGGGGCTCGGCTACGCGGCCACGGACGGCGTGGTCAGCGCGCTCGTCGGGCCGCTCCTCCCCGAACGGCGCCGGGCCACCGGGCTCGCCGTCGTGCAGACCGGTCAGGCGCTCGCCGCGATGACCGCTTCCTGGATCTTCGGCGCCCTGTGGTCCTGGCTGGGGCCGCGGGCCGCCGTGGGCGTCATGGCGGCCGGGCTGACGATCACGCTCGTGGCCGCCTTCCTCGTTCTTCCCGCAGACAGGTCCCGCCGGACCACGAGACCACGAAATGGAGGTACCGGTGAAGAGTAG
- a CDS encoding WecB/TagA/CpsF family glycosyltransferase codes for MRAPAVVFGTPIDPLTLRDAVERCVSAVETRSFLSIGMVNAAKLVHMRAEPELRRSVVQCDMILADGQAVVWAARLLGRPLPERVAGIDLFTSLLGESERRGHRVFFLGATREVLDALLAEIHRRHPGLVVAGARDGYFPDEEAGSVAEEIRAAGTDLLFLGMSSPRKERFVEAWGERTGASVVHGVGGSFDVLAGVVRRAPLAWQRAGLEWLYRLLQEPRRLGPRYLRTNGAFIRMTALERLRGASAAAPRPARPDLDVSVVVVTYHSAGYVTGCLKAVNRALEHARGEGVTGELVVVDNASGDDTVDVVRGAAPDARVVAREENDGFAGGCHAGARIARGGRLLFVNPDAELEPGAVAALLDAARRHPRAGIIGGRCVTESGESDPRSWWGRPTLWSALCFGLGLSTAFPGHRLLDPETPRPWAGPAPGGAPEEFAVPIVTGAMMLVDRHAWDELGGFDRAFFMYGEDADLCLRAARTGYRPMVTSTAAFVHPGGLSSSSLRKQVMLHTGKVSLIRRHFPPGARWVAVLLLKSGVLLRAVLSRWMSPPDAARQGRPTSRRDDWRALWAARAQWTRGWPSRSSS; via the coding sequence GTGAGGGCGCCCGCCGTGGTCTTCGGGACGCCGATCGATCCGCTCACGCTGCGGGACGCGGTGGAGCGGTGCGTGTCCGCCGTCGAGACGCGCTCGTTCCTGTCGATCGGCATGGTGAACGCGGCGAAGCTCGTGCACATGCGGGCGGAGCCGGAACTGCGGCGGTCCGTCGTCCAGTGCGACATGATCCTGGCCGACGGACAGGCGGTCGTGTGGGCCGCCCGGCTGCTCGGCCGGCCCCTGCCGGAGCGTGTGGCCGGCATCGACCTGTTCACGTCGCTGCTCGGGGAGAGCGAACGCCGCGGCCACCGGGTGTTCTTCCTCGGAGCGACCCGCGAGGTGCTCGACGCCCTGCTCGCCGAGATCCACCGGCGTCACCCCGGTCTGGTCGTGGCCGGAGCGAGGGACGGCTACTTCCCGGACGAGGAGGCGGGCTCCGTGGCCGAGGAGATCCGCGCGGCGGGCACCGACCTGCTCTTCCTCGGCATGTCGTCACCCAGGAAGGAGAGGTTCGTCGAAGCCTGGGGCGAACGCACCGGCGCCAGCGTGGTGCACGGCGTGGGCGGCTCCTTCGACGTGCTGGCGGGGGTCGTCAGGCGGGCTCCCCTGGCCTGGCAGCGGGCCGGGCTGGAGTGGCTCTACCGGCTGCTCCAGGAGCCCCGGCGACTCGGGCCGCGCTATCTCCGTACGAACGGGGCGTTCATCCGCATGACCGCGCTGGAGCGGTTGAGGGGGGCGAGCGCCGCGGCGCCGAGGCCCGCCAGGCCGGATCTGGACGTCTCGGTCGTCGTGGTGACCTACCACAGCGCGGGTTATGTGACCGGATGCCTGAAGGCGGTGAACAGGGCGCTCGAACACGCGCGCGGCGAGGGAGTCACGGGGGAGCTCGTCGTCGTCGACAACGCCTCCGGTGACGACACGGTGGACGTGGTGCGGGGGGCGGCGCCCGACGCCCGCGTCGTGGCCCGCGAGGAGAACGACGGCTTCGCCGGGGGATGCCACGCCGGCGCCCGGATCGCGAGGGGCGGGCGTCTGCTGTTCGTCAACCCCGACGCGGAGTTGGAGCCCGGCGCGGTCGCCGCGCTGCTCGACGCGGCGCGGCGCCATCCTCGTGCCGGGATCATCGGCGGCAGGTGCGTCACCGAGAGCGGGGAGAGCGACCCCCGCTCGTGGTGGGGCCGGCCGACGCTGTGGTCGGCGCTCTGCTTCGGCCTGGGCCTGAGCACGGCCTTCCCCGGCCACCGGCTTCTCGACCCCGAGACGCCCCGGCCGTGGGCCGGCCCCGCGCCGGGCGGCGCTCCGGAGGAGTTCGCCGTGCCGATCGTCACGGGGGCGATGATGCTGGTGGACCGGCACGCCTGGGACGAGCTCGGCGGGTTCGACCGCGCGTTCTTCATGTACGGCGAGGACGCCGACCTGTGCCTGCGAGCGGCGCGAACGGGCTACCGCCCGATGGTCACCTCCACGGCGGCGTTCGTCCACCCGGGCGGCCTGTCGTCGAGCAGCCTGCGCAAGCAGGTCATGCTGCACACGGGGAAGGTCAGCCTGATCCGGCGGCACTTCCCCCCGGGCGCGCGGTGGGTGGCGGTCCTGCTGCTGAAGTCGGGAGTGCTCCTGCGGGCGGTGCTGAGCAGATGGATGAGCCCGCCCGACGCGGCCAGGCAGGGCCGTCCCACGTCGCGGCGGGACGACTGGCGCGCGCTGTGGGCCGCCAGGGCGCAGTGGACGCGGGGATGGCCGTCCCGATCGTCGTCATGA
- a CDS encoding glycosyltransferase has translation MTETVLATMTVVVPAHNEATVIGRLLSGLLRDAGPGEMDVVVVANGCTDGTADVARAFPGVRVLETPVPSKREALRMGAAAAGVFPILYVDADVELGTADARAMCATLRGDGILATAPERALPLADRPWPVRSYYAVWSRLPEVRAGLFGRGVIAVNEKGQARLDALPAVMADDLAASLAFQPGERAVTGTARVVVHPPRTLGDLIRRRVRAVTGVAELDGGSGGQTARARTGVRDLVGMARSPRLVPHLAVFLAVTLLARTRARRAVRRGDFTTWLRDDSSR, from the coding sequence ATGACCGAGACCGTTCTGGCCACCATGACCGTCGTCGTCCCGGCCCACAACGAGGCCACCGTGATCGGGCGCCTGCTGTCCGGGCTGCTCCGTGACGCCGGGCCGGGTGAGATGGACGTCGTCGTGGTCGCCAACGGCTGCACGGACGGTACCGCGGACGTCGCCCGCGCTTTCCCGGGGGTCCGCGTGCTGGAGACACCCGTGCCGTCCAAGCGCGAGGCGCTGCGCATGGGGGCCGCCGCGGCCGGCGTCTTCCCGATCCTCTACGTGGACGCCGACGTCGAACTCGGCACGGCCGACGCGCGGGCGATGTGCGCCACGCTGAGGGGCGACGGCATCCTCGCCACGGCCCCCGAGCGCGCGCTCCCGCTGGCGGACCGGCCCTGGCCGGTGCGTTCCTACTACGCCGTCTGGAGCCGCCTGCCCGAGGTCCGGGCGGGGCTGTTCGGCCGGGGCGTCATCGCCGTGAACGAGAAGGGCCAGGCGCGGCTCGACGCCCTTCCCGCTGTGATGGCCGACGACCTGGCGGCCTCCCTGGCGTTCCAGCCGGGCGAGCGGGCCGTGACGGGGACGGCGAGGGTCGTGGTCCACCCGCCGCGCACCCTCGGCGACCTGATCCGCCGGCGGGTCCGCGCGGTGACCGGCGTGGCGGAGCTGGACGGAGGTTCGGGCGGGCAGACGGCGCGCGCGCGGACCGGTGTGCGCGATCTCGTGGGCATGGCCCGCTCCCCCCGGCTGGTCCCCCACCTCGCCGTGTTCCTCGCGGTGACCCTGCTCGCCCGCACCCGCGCCCGCCGTGCCGTACGGCGCGGGGACTTCACCACCTGGCTCAGGGACGACAGCAGTCGCTAG
- a CDS encoding acyltransferase, translating into MTTEEPVIAPSADVDPSAVIGRGTRVWHLAQVREKARTGVSCVLGRGAYVGPGVVLGDNVKLQNYALVYEPAVLEDGVFIGPAAVLTNDLYPRSADTTGRLKRDGDWEALGVEVREGAAVGARAVIVAGRTIGRYALVAAGAVVTRDVPDFALVAGNPARRIGWVGRAGRPLAESPDGGWICPETGERYVEDAGLLAPA; encoded by the coding sequence ATGACTACCGAGGAACCCGTTATCGCCCCTTCGGCGGACGTCGACCCGAGCGCCGTCATCGGCCGGGGGACCAGGGTCTGGCATCTCGCGCAGGTCCGCGAGAAGGCGCGGACAGGCGTCTCCTGCGTTCTCGGGCGGGGAGCGTACGTCGGCCCCGGCGTCGTGCTCGGCGACAACGTGAAGCTCCAGAACTACGCGCTCGTCTACGAGCCCGCGGTGCTGGAGGACGGTGTCTTCATCGGCCCGGCGGCCGTGCTGACCAACGATCTCTACCCGCGCTCGGCCGACACGACCGGACGGCTCAAGCGCGACGGCGACTGGGAGGCCCTCGGCGTCGAGGTGCGGGAGGGGGCGGCCGTCGGAGCGCGGGCCGTGATCGTCGCCGGGCGGACGATCGGCCGGTACGCGCTGGTCGCCGCCGGCGCGGTGGTGACCCGGGACGTGCCCGACTTCGCGCTGGTCGCGGGCAACCCGGCGCGGCGGATCGGATGGGTCGGACGAGCGGGCCGGCCGCTCGCCGAGTCTCCGGACGGCGGATGGATCTGTCCGGAGACGGGCGAGCGGTATGTGGAGGACGCGGGATTGCTCGCGCCTGCCTGA